A region of Capra hircus breed San Clemente chromosome 11, ASM170441v1, whole genome shotgun sequence DNA encodes the following proteins:
- the NOTO gene encoding homeobox protein notochord, whose amino-acid sequence MPSPGPRDCRPLPLSGGAGIQPQRSSRSPGPASPALPPGSANPGPPRAPGRLASSFSVEAILARPDPRAPTTSPLSVSAGAHGGLWNVPSRPPAQALPGACPPTRLPACLSAGLHQPCPQPPALRPLASHFCGLQGLSVTGLELVHCLGLWDPQDWAQAQDLQDTERSQKRIRTMFNLEQLEELEKVFAKQHNIVGKKRAQLAAQLKLTENQVRVWFQNRRVKYQKQQKLKLPATSAVAASPDEPSSSSDTSIQREDAESGVDS is encoded by the exons ATGCCCAGCCCCGGGCCGCGGGACTGCCGGCCGCTCCCTCTTTCGGGGGGCGCCGGGATCCAGCCCCAGCGCTCCAGCCGCTCTCCAGGGCCCGCGTCCCCCGCCCTGCCGCCTGGCTCTGCAAATCCAGGCCCACCCCGCGCGCCCGGACGCCTCGCGTCCTCCTTTTCCGTGGAGGCCATCCTGGCCAGACCTGACCCCCGCGCGCCTACCACCTCCCCGCTGTCAGTCTCCGCTGGCGCCCACGGGGGCCTCTGGAACGTGCCCTCCAGGCCTCCCGCCCAGGCTCTGCCCGGGGCGTGCCCGCCGACGCGGCTGCCCGCCTGCCTGAGCGCGGGGCTGCACCAGCCGTGCCCCCAGCCCCCTGCGCTGCGGCCCCTCGCCTCCCACTTCTGCGGCCTCCAGGGTCTCAGCGTCACAG GCTTGGAGCTGGTTCACTGCCTAGGCCTCTGGGATCCTCAAGACTGGGCCCAAGCTCAGGACCTTCAGGACACTGAGAGATCCCAAAAGAGGATTCGAACCATGTTTAATTTGGAGCAGCTGGAAGAACTGGAGAAAGTGTTTGCAAAGCAGCACAATATAGTGGGGAAGAAGAGAGCTCAGCTGGCAGCCCAGCTCAAGCTTACAGAGAACCAG GTGAGGGTCTGGTTCCAAAACCGAAGGGTCAAATATCAGAAGCAGCAAAAGCTGAAATTGCCAGCTACATCTGCCGTGGCTGCCTCCCCAGATGAGCCCTCCAGCAGCTCTGACACCAGCATCCAGAGAGAAGACGCCGAGTCAGGAGTGGACAGCTGA